The genomic interval TAGTCGACGGCCTCGCTGATCTTCATCCACGGCGCGACCGCCGGGGTGGCCAGCACGCCGACCCGCACCGGCGGTACCCACAGCGAATCGCCGGGGTGCACGAACTGCGCCGGATCGTCGGAGGTGCCCAGCTGGAAGACGGTGTTGTCGATGACGGGCAGCTCGGGGTGGATGACCGCGTGCCGTCCGCCGCCACCGGTGATCCGGAGATCCCCGAGGGCCAGTTGCCGTCCGGCGGGCACCGCTTCCCAGGGCTCGCCGCGCAACTGCGCGGTCTGGGGGTCGCTGAGCAGCCGGGCGCCGGGGTTCCGCGCGATCAGCGCCTCGATCCGGTTCGGGTCGATGTGATCGGGATGCTGGTGGGTGATCGCGATCGCGTCGAGCCCGGTGATGCCCTCGAAACCGTGCGAGAACGTGCCCGGATCGAACAGCACCTTCGCGCCGTTCAGCTCGACCAGCAGGCAGGAGTGACCGAAGTGGGCTATGCGCATGTGTTCACCGTAACTCCGCGCGCCCCGGCGAGCCGGACCCGCGCCGCCCCGATTAGGCTGTTCAGGTAATCCCCCAGCAGCGTGAGGAGCAGCGCGTGGCACGTGTCGTGGTCGAGGTGATGCCGAAGGCCGAGATTCTGGATCCGCAGGGTCAGGCCATCGTCGGCGCGCTCGGGCGCCTGGGTTTTCCCGGTGTCTCGGATGTGCGGCAGGGCAAGCGATTCGAACTCGACGTGGACGACAGCGTGGACGACGCCGAGCTGGCGAAGATCGCCGAGGCGCTGCTGGCGAACACCGTGATCGAGGACTGGAAGGTGGTTCGGCTGCCATGAGTGCGCGGATCGGGGTCATCACGTTCCCGGGCACCCTGGACGATGTGGACGCCGCGCGGGCCGTGCGGCTGGCGGGCGCCGAGGCGGTGAGCCTCTGGCACGCCGACGCCGATCTCGCGGGTGTCGACGCGGTCATCGTCCCCGGCGGCTTCTCCTACGGCGACTACCTGCGCGCCGGCGCCATCGCGCGCTTCGCGCCGGTGATGGGCGAGGTCGTCGCGGCGGCCGGACGCGGTATGCCGGTGCTCGGCATCTGCAACGGCTTCCAGGTGCTGTGCGAGGCCGGTCTGCTGCCCGGCGCGCTGACCCGCAACGAGGGCCTGCACTTCGTCTGCCGCGACGAATGGCTGCGGGTGGAGCGCACCGACACGGCCTGGACCTCCCGCTACGAGCCGGGCGCGCAGATTCTCGTCCCGGTCAAGAACGCCGAGGGCCGCTACCAGGCCACCCAGCCGGTGCTCGACGAACTCGAGGGCGAGGGCCGCGTCGTCTTCCGCTACGCCGGTGACAATCCGAACGGTTCGCAGCGCGATATCGCCGGAATCTCCTCGGCCGACGGCCGCATCGTCGGCCTGATGCCGCATCCCGAGCACGCCACCGAACCGCTGACGGGGCCGAGCGACGACGGGCTGGGCATCTTCCTGTCGGTCATCGACTCGCTGGTCTCGGCCTGACCGCTCAGACCCGCAGCAGCATCTCGAATTCGGCGCCGTTGGCCCGGAAGATCCGGACCGGTTGCTGCAGCTGGTCGCCGCGCAGCGTGAATTCCCCGGCGTTGTGCTCGAACACCATGCCGGTGTCGATCCGGGTGTGAATGCGTTCGACATCGCTGGAGCCCACCGCGGCGAGCATCGCGCGCAATGTGTGCAGGGACTGGTAGATGCAGGTGGCGAAGCGGCTGAACGAGGGCGCGAAGCTGCCGTGCAGCCGCCGATAGCGGGCGATCCGCTCCCGATCGGGTCGCAGGCGCGGGTCGGGGATCACGCTGGAGGGCACGTAGAAGTTGTCGTTGGCCGCCGGACCGCCCGCGGCCAGCAGGTTCTCGTCGGCGGTCGGGCCGGTGCGGAGTTGCCGGCCCG from Nocardia wallacei carries:
- the purQ gene encoding phosphoribosylformylglycinamidine synthase subunit PurQ, producing MSARIGVITFPGTLDDVDAARAVRLAGAEAVSLWHADADLAGVDAVIVPGGFSYGDYLRAGAIARFAPVMGEVVAAAGRGMPVLGICNGFQVLCEAGLLPGALTRNEGLHFVCRDEWLRVERTDTAWTSRYEPGAQILVPVKNAEGRYQATQPVLDELEGEGRVVFRYAGDNPNGSQRDIAGISSADGRIVGLMPHPEHATEPLTGPSDDGLGIFLSVIDSLVSA
- the purS gene encoding phosphoribosylformylglycinamidine synthase subunit PurS, with translation MARVVVEVMPKAEILDPQGQAIVGALGRLGFPGVSDVRQGKRFELDVDDSVDDAELAKIAEALLANTVIEDWKVVRLP
- a CDS encoding MBL fold metallo-hydrolase, whose product is MRIAHFGHSCLLVELNGAKVLFDPGTFSHGFEGITGLDAIAITHQHPDHIDPNRIEALIARNPGARLLSDPQTAQLRGEPWEAVPAGRQLALGDLRITGGGGRHAVIHPELPVIDNTVFQLGTSDDPAQFVHPGDSLWVPPVRVGVLATPAVAPWMKISEAVDYLRAVGPRAAFPIHYGIITPDAQGIYFGRLSEMRPADTEFTVIQAEDHTEF